Below is a genomic region from Alkalinema sp. FACHB-956.
AGTCCATTTGCTTGTTGATTACCGTTGGTTGAGTTTGCCATGCAACTGTCACCCCAAGAAAAAGATAAATTGCTCATTTTTACAGCGGCGCTGCTCGCGGAACGACGCAAAAATCGCGGCCTCAAACTCAACTACCCGGAAGCCGTTGCCTACATTACCGCTGGCATTCTGGAGGGGGCACGGGATGGCCGCACGGTGGCGGAACTGATGACCTATGGCAAGACGTTACTCAGCCGCGATGATGTGATGGAGGGGATTGCAGAAATGATCCCTGAAGTGCAGGTGGAAGCCACGTTTCCCGATGGCACTAAACTCGTTACCGTCCACGATCCCATTCAGTAAAGCCTCCCTCCAGCCCAGATCCCCTCCAGTAAAATAGAAGGACTCCTTTTGAGGAGGATAGAGGATGGGATTAGATATTGGTTTATTGCTGGAATATTATGATACCGATGGCTGGCAGCCTGCTTTGCATGTCGCCGATCGGGTGAAAAACCCACGCACGCACCTCGGGCTTCTGGAAGTATGTTCGTGGAGCTGGCGACAATCTCCTACCTCCATATTTTTTGGAGATGATCCCATCATCCCCTTCAATCTAGGACTGCCTACAGATCTTTCTGCAAGGGTTTGGGAAGCCGTGCACTTGAATTTTGAAGACGATGATGAGTATGCTGGATGGATTGCGCTGCCTGACCTGTATCTATCAGAGTGGTCGGAACAAATGGTCTTGGTTGAGGGGTGGGTGGAACCGCAGTATGCCCATCTATTTGGAGACGGCTATCAACCCGCCCCGATCGCTCAACTGAAAGCGATGGGAACCCATGGTTACCACTTGGCTCAGACGCTCCAGTGGTGTCGCCGAGCTAAAACTCCTGCGGCCTTTGCTGAGTACCAAAAACATGGCCTACAGCCCTATGAGTCTCGCCTCCGTGTCACATGGCTGGAACCCTTAATAGAATTTGTCAGGAGAATCTGGGATGAGGGTTTATCGGGATTAGTGGAACTGGAATTTCCAGAACGTTATCGTTTGATTACGACCGTTGGCTAGTGGGTCAGGCTAGGTTCATGGGTTTGGCAATCTTGAAATAGTCAATAGAGGGTGAGGTGAATAGATTGAGTAGACGATCTGAATGTTGAAAAGACTCAGTATCGACAAGCCTCGGTATCGAAAAGACATTGACGCAGTAGGATTTGCACTGCATCATACAAATGGTTCAGACTTGTGGTTCAGACTTGTGGTTCAGACTTGCACATCGTGTATTGAGCAGTTGTCAGAACAATTGTGAATCATTACGCTATATGGCAGTCTCAGGACGGAGTGAACAATCTAGCTACAACATTATTTACAACATTGCGAGGTGTTGTCCATGATTCCCGGTGAAATTTTTCCCGCTGAAGGTGAGATTGAATTAAACGCCAATCGGCCCACAGTCACGATCGCGGTGGCCAATACGGGCGATCGACCGGTTCAGGTTGGATCCCATTTCCATTTCTATGAAGTGAATGCTGCGTTGACCTTCGATCGGGCCTCGGCTCGGGGGATGCGGCTGGATATTCCGGCGGGTACAGCGGTGCGGTTTGAACCCGGCGATGAGAAGGAAGTAACCTTGGTGCCCTACGTCGGCAAGCGCGAGGTCTATGGCTTCAATGCCCAGATCGAAGGCAAGCTGGACGGCAAAGCGAAGAAATCTGGTAGCAAAAAGAAAAATAAATAGGTAACAATCATCTGGGTAGACGGATATCCGTCTAGTTTGGCAATCTCAACCTGATGGGAGGGGCGTTATCTTAAACGGTAGGCGGGTCTGATACTGAGATCCGACGAATGGATAAGAGATTCGATCGTTCATCAGGGAATTCATGATGAGAAGTTTTAAAGAACTGCGGCGGTTTAATTTAGATTCGTTGCAAACGTTAAAGGCGATCTTAACCCTATTGCGAGATCCCAGTCAGACGGAATCGGTCTATGACGTGGAAGATGGATTATGCAACACCGAAGCCATGAAAGCGGCAACGGAAAAAATGATGTCTATTCCTGAAATTGCGCAGCTAGTTCGCGATCGCTACATTGTGCCGACACCGGATTTGGCAAAACTGCTGCTCTGTCCGGACGGATCGCTGGGAAAAGCCTATGCCAACTACATTACGGGGTTTGGCTTTGATCCAGATTTCTATCGAAAAATGGAAATCAAGGACGATATGACCTATCTGCTTTTCCGGTTGCGGCAAACCCATGATATCTGGCATGTAGTGGCGGGATTTTCCGTAGATGTGGCAGGGGAAATTGGCATTAAAGCGTTTGAATTGGCACAAACCCATCGACCGTTGTCGGGGATCTTGATTGCTGGAGCATTTTTGCAAACGTTACTGAAATCGCCTCGGGATCTAGAAATCTTATTGTCCCAAATTTCGCGAGGGTATCAGTTAGGATTGCGGGCAAAACCATTTTTAGCCCAACGCTGGGAGGAACACTGGGAGAAACCATTAGCTCAATGGCGAGAAGAACTCGGTGTTACGGTATAAACAATCATTAGCCAGTCGGCTAGTAGACGCATCATCTATAAGCTAGTAAAGCTCATGGGTGTTGAAGCTCATAATTTACGAATTTTGACGGTATTGAGTTTGTTGGGTTGATAGAATGAAACGGGTTCAAGGAATCCAACAAACTCAAGTGGTGATTTAGGAAACGGGTGCCATGACCAGTCAAATTAGCAGTCGGCCTAGGAATGTATTGGGTGGGGAGTTGCAGTGTTGTTGCACGTCGCCCAAGACGGGGTTTTATCGGGATGGGTTTTGTCAAACCGATAAGTGGGATTATGGCAGCCACACGGTTTGCGCGCAGGTGACGCAGGCGTTTTTAGAGTTTTCCCGATCGCGGGGTAATGACCTGATTACGCCCCTTCCGGCCTATGAGTTTCCGGGGTTGCGACCGGGAGATAAGTGGTGTCTTTGTGTGTCGCGCTGGAAGGAGGCATTGGAAGCAGGGGTGGCTCCGCCGATCGTGTTGGAGGCTTGTCATATCAAAGCGTTGCAGGTGGTGACACTGGAACAGTTGCAGCAACACGCGATCGGGCAAACGGTGGAATAGGGCTGGGCTGAACTTTTCCTCCGGTGCACGGATTTCCTAGGCGCAGAATTTTCCCGATCGAGGTCACAAACTATCACCGATATTACAAACTACCGATATTACAAACTATCTCTGTACGGTTGACAGCGTGGGACTTTCTTCGTAGGCTTGTTTCTCATAGCTGAGTGCAAACGTGTTTTGTCAGCCCCGTTGGTCGAAGACCGACCGTAAGGGCAATGAATCAGCTAGACCCCAAAAATTAAGGCGCTGCCCCAGTTGCGACCAACAACGTAAGGCAGCTAAACCCCGAAGCTGATTCCGGCAGCTAGGCGGTCTGACACGGATTTTAACATTCGATCGGGCCACCCTACTTGTCCTGCGCAAAAGGGTGGTCTTAATTTTTGGGATTTCTTCCCATCACCTCATTTAGGAGAAATCCCATGTTTACTGGCTTTGGCGGCAACGATCGCCCAGAAACTTCGATCGACGATTCCCGCAGACCCTTCCAAATCTACCTCCTCGGCACCCGCGAAGAAATCCAATCCACGATCAACCAACTGCAAGTGGTGCGGTTTTGTGAGCGGATTCGTTGGAGTCCACCGATTCCAGTCCTCGGCTCCGATTGGAAATATATCAGCATGATGGAACGCGATCGGGCGTCGGAATGAGCAACCCTGAAGGGCTGGCTGACACCTGAGGGGCTTGAAATATAAGGGGCTGAATTCCCCTCTATTTCACCTTAAACTATTCCACCTTAAACATTTCCACAGAGTCCTTCAAATCTTGAGCCGTCGCCACCGTCTTCTGCAAGGCCACCACCACCTGCTCCGAGGAAGCTGCGGTCGTTTCGGTCAACTTAGCCGTTGTTTGCATGAGTGC
It encodes:
- the ureA gene encoding urease subunit gamma; translated protein: MQLSPQEKDKLLIFTAALLAERRKNRGLKLNYPEAVAYITAGILEGARDGRTVAELMTYGKTLLSRDDVMEGIAEMIPEVQVEATFPDGTKLVTVHDPIQ
- a CDS encoding urease subunit beta, which gives rise to MIPGEIFPAEGEIELNANRPTVTIAVANTGDRPVQVGSHFHFYEVNAALTFDRASARGMRLDIPAGTAVRFEPGDEKEVTLVPYVGKREVYGFNAQIEGKLDGKAKKSGSKKKNK
- a CDS encoding Coq4 family protein; amino-acid sequence: MMRSFKELRRFNLDSLQTLKAILTLLRDPSQTESVYDVEDGLCNTEAMKAATEKMMSIPEIAQLVRDRYIVPTPDLAKLLLCPDGSLGKAYANYITGFGFDPDFYRKMEIKDDMTYLLFRLRQTHDIWHVVAGFSVDVAGEIGIKAFELAQTHRPLSGILIAGAFLQTLLKSPRDLEILLSQISRGYQLGLRAKPFLAQRWEEHWEKPLAQWREELGVTV
- a CDS encoding DUF2237 domain-containing protein codes for the protein MTSQISSRPRNVLGGELQCCCTSPKTGFYRDGFCQTDKWDYGSHTVCAQVTQAFLEFSRSRGNDLITPLPAYEFPGLRPGDKWCLCVSRWKEALEAGVAPPIVLEACHIKALQVVTLEQLQQHAIGQTVE